From the genome of Papaver somniferum cultivar HN1 unplaced genomic scaffold, ASM357369v1 unplaced-scaffold_21, whole genome shotgun sequence:
TCATTTCATAAACTGGATAAGATTTTCATTACACAGACACTTGAGTATATAAAGCTAGGTCTCTCTCTCAATATCTGACGGTCACTCACAATCCACGTGGGCTAATCTAAACCAACCATTACCCCTAACTGAATATATTAAAGACAAACACTAATATTATATGGGCACTCCTAACCAACTACTAATAGCACACATCCTGGTAGCCCCTACATTCTATACTACGACATTCCACTCCCcttgaaaacatccttgtcctcaaggatgaagaatGCAATAGAAAGGTTGTCTTGTAGCTGGGAAGGTGCAGGTTCAGTTGGGATTGCAGTAGCGCAGTATCCTTCGAACATAGTAAGAAATGTGTCCTGGCACTAACTTCAAAAATAGCTCCTGAGCAAGGTTTGAGCTGCCCTTCTTGTATGCAGTTCCCCAGGGTTAACAGATGctttatcatcattactaccaGCTGGATAGATGAGGAACAATAGGAAAACGAATCCAGCAATCATGGGCCTTGGTGTCGAACCACTGAACATTGCAATTTGGTTGTGACTATCCACGAATAACTCCTAGAGCTGGGAAGCCGGTTGCTCAATGGGTGATGCAAGTATTGTTGCAAATATAACAACTCATATCTAAAATTCTTCAGTAGACCCCAGATTAGTATGCTTGCACACTTTGTTGTGATGCACAATTACCCCTCTGACAACAAAGTTGGCTGCTTGTAATTATCTGTTAGTTGCAACTTCTCCTTCTTTGCCATTATCGCCGAAGTCAAACTTAGGATGCTCAAACATTGCAGTGTTAACTTGATTAGCCATTACCCCTTTATCAAACTCCAATTAGATATAATCCCTCACTGGTGGAAACTCCAGATACCACAGTTGGTAGCAGTAGAAACACTCGTGTTCAGCATGACACAAATAGAGATAAACAATCACAACATAGTTTGGATATACTCTGTGAACTGTTGTGAGGATTTGGAGAGCTCTATAGATAACACATGCACGAAATAGATAGTGCAGAAAGAAACCCATGTTGAAGAACTTGAAACAACTCTTAAGGAACGATAAAAGCATCATAAGTTGGTATGAAATCTGAATTTAAATCGTAAGTACGCTACCCTTACCAACTCGTGGAGAACCTTAATTGCCATTAGCAAGGACTGAATGCCAAGTATTTGTTCCATATTCGACCCATGTGAAATCACAGTGATCCAGAATGGGATTTCCATCATCTTTATAGGAGATTCTATCGTGTCATGAATCTTCCATGGTGAGTACACAAAAGCATTCACCTGGCTATAACCTGGTTGTCGAATAAGAGCTTGAATAGTGTTGTAGGACTCTTGTTAAGTACTACGTAAACCCAGTTTAAGCTGCAAGAGAGAATCACCATTACCATAATTCCATCTCCACACTATACGCCCAACCAAGTCAGCAAACAGTTTATGTGGCAGAAACTGACCAGTATTAACACACTTGGTTGTAATCCCAAATTGAATGTTAACATATATAGCAAGTGCCTTAGCATCCTTGCAGAACACATGGCGATCAGGTCCAGTTGCAATAGCAAAGTGCCAACTTGTTAATCTCGTGAGAATGGTTTCAAGTTCATGATGGATCTTAGCCTTGCAGGACAAAGTGCTCTTATAAGTCCAGTTTTTTCCAATGCGAAAAACTGATAAATGTACAACCGTATAAATACTTTTCTCACTCCAAAAACCAGTTGAACATCGCTTGAATTTCCATTTCAAGTACTTTATCCACACCAATATATTTACAATATGAAGTACCATGAGCAAGACCTGAGTGCTCAACCTTCTTACATAATTGGCGATACCTGTAGAATCTTCCCCTACATGATATACTAAACCCCACTCATAATCGTAGCAGAGAAGGAAATATTGACGGGAACCAAATCTGTTTAAAACAATCATCTGGTTGCGACAATAAGTAGGTGGTTGAGGATTTTCATCAGTTGGTAAACCTTGTGCAACTTCCAGTAAAAGAAGTCGTGGTTCGGCTTTATATTCATTTACACCACCACTAGCTTGACTGCCTGCACATGTGGTACCATCCTTAAGAAACACCAAACTTTGGTTTCTTATGCGAGTCTCTGCAAGTTGCTGATAATAACAATTTGTATCCCAACACAGAAACGAAATACAACCCATAATAATCCAGTTGACATCTCTCGCACTCCAAGAACTCTTAGAAAAAATCATGCATTCCCATCTCGAGAAGATAATCAGTATGCACAGTCGTTGAACATGAAGCACAATGAGCAGTAGGAGATTTTTAAACTCCTCCGAAGGTATTCGCAACACATCACTTTGTCTATCAATTATTACCACGAGTGATTCCAGCAATACAGGCTCGACAAGAACACTCACACAAGAAGTAGCTGGAACAAAATAGTCTCCAGAAGCACCAATAAAAGATGATAACCCTTGAATAAGATGAACTTCTTTTCCGCAATCAAATACCTTTATAAGTGACTTGCCACTGCTCCATGTACAAGATACACTCTCAGGCATATGAACAAACAATTCATGTGCATCCCCATGTGTAAATATCCATCTAAAAACAAGTGTAAAAATGCTATTTCTAGCTGGCATTTTAACAAACAGTTGCCTCCCATCACAAACTTCAGCATCATTAACACataaaagataaattgattgcatagatgaaaaatttgacGTATACCCAAAGCTAGAAAGCAATCGAAGGGCCAATTTATCAGCACATTTACCACGATCAAATAACAAACGAGAATCATGAAGTTTGAAGTGAAAATAAGCCATACCAAGGATTTTGTTGTGAAGAAAGAACAATTCGTTCAAACATTCGACATTGCCCTggttttctgaaatttttttgaCGCAATTTCCTTTGTTAAAATCATCTTCCTCGCCAATTTcaaatcatcttcttcaacaaccaAAAATGAAAGAATCAAATCAACTGCATCGACATCAGAATCAACTACTTCATTAATAGCAAGAGAGCTTGACTTGGTTACTCCTGATTTTGTAGAAATTTCTTGAGCACCAACAGTCGAAACAAATTCAGTGCAAACCCCTTGATTCACACTCGATTCCTGAGTTGCTCTTGAACTTTCCCGGTGATTTCCTACATCATCTATGATTTGACTAAGCTCGAGAAATTGTTCACTCAACTGATTATGAGGATCCAGCACAAGTGAATCCAACTTAGATGAGAAAGATGTTGAGAACGCAATGATTTCTGATCTGAGTAGAGTGATTTCAGATGTGGTTTGGGCAACACCCTCTTGAATGTTTTTGAGAcgcattggaaaaaaaatttgaacgACTCTGATGACACTTGTTGTATTActacaacaaattaacaaacaGAAAGATAGAATTGGTGATAAACACCTCCTAAATCAATTGATTCAGGCCAAATCTGTGCAAATATGCGCAGCCAACAATGGTTTCATTTCATAAACTGGATAAGATTTTCATTACACAGACACTTGAGTATATAAAGCTAGGTCTCTCCCTCAATATCTGAAGGTCACTCACAATCCACGTGGACTAATCTAAACCAACCATTATCCCTAATTGAATATTATTAAAGACAGACACTAATATTATATGGATTCCTAAACAACTGCTAATAACACACATCCTGATAGCCCCTACATTCTATATTACGACAGATAATCTAGTATGTCACACAAATTGGAAAGGGAGAAGTAGAGTTTTAGTTGGTTTATTTTTATTGTTGACTTGACTTGACCCGACTCCTACTACTGCCTACTAATTTAGTGAGACCACATGTGACATGGTAATTTCTAAAATATGCATGTGAGTGTGCTGCAGTGTCCAATGCCGTGTCGAATGCAGAGATGCATATACGTGTTGTCGGTCGACGAATTTCGAGCTCAGGTAACGAAAGACTTTACCTGCAAACTACAAAATACATGCCGACTGAGAGTAATTGCTGAATAAAAATTGAACAAACTGGTAATGCATGCACTATTAGCATCATCATTTGAGATTTGAGAAGCACACATCATGAAATGAAAATGAAGCCAAGAAAGAGCCAGGAAATGAAAAAGGTGTAGGACCTTAGAATACGATGTTAGACAAATCAAATTTGGAGAGTTACTGCGTACGTGGATCCTGTTGCATTAATTTATATAtgaaactgatcatcatcatcatcgaagTAGTCCATAGCATTGCGTATTAGTACGTTAAAGCGATAGACATCACTCTTTATCCATCCGATCCAAAGTCCAACGTATACTTATCTATCAATCACATGTTTGCGAACCACATCCTCTTAACATAAATCTAAATCCTCCTCATTTTTAATTGCTCTCCCTTTTTCCTTGTCGAATTGCTGCCTTGTTGGTGTAATTTTTTAATACTAGTACACATCACAGGGGGATCTACGTAGAGATAGAGATAGGAAAAAAGGAGTTGCTTGCGTGCATGTAAACCATCAagcaatttatttatttatttttagtgttttggAATTAATAATTTCATTGACGAGCATGCTTATTGGTTTATTTTACTATTAGCAACTTGACTGTTATTCTTGAAATGAATGAATCACGTCTTCGCCCTAGAGTTTGAGGGATCTCATAATAAATTATAAGACTCAACAGTATCATAACTAACGAGAGCAATAATTGGAGTACACCATTGTCGAAGTAACACTCACCAAACATCTAAATGTGCATGCACACGGCAAATGAGTCATCTGGTGTCACAATGGAGTGTACAGGAGAAATCAATCCTCATCCTTTATCTTCCATGTGTTTTTTAAGTCGATCCACATCACATTCTATACTCGTGGCAATCACCTACTCTCACCAAACTCCTATGAAAATAGATAACCATATATATCACTCTAAAAGTCTATCCGCTTTGTCGTCCTTGTAGTTAAATACATTGGTTGTATATAACACAAATTTCCCAGCTGACATcatcaacttcaaattcattgttTGGTGCATGTCACAAGTCTGTCGCGGCTCACCAAGGTTCATTCACATAATGCATGATGGGGTGGTGCTGAGGAATAACAAAACGACTCCAAAAGTGCAAGTGATagaacaaagaaacaaaaagacAGAACCACTTATTATGGTGGGGGGTTGGATGCGGTAATGAGCCGTAATAAACATGTACACAGAAAAAAGGTCAATGCggtgttcttcatcagctcaCTTTTAATGATATAACTTCTTGGATAGCTTCAGATCTATCTTGACGTATTACTGTTCCAAAAAACCACAAAAATCAGGCTTTACTATCACACATTTTCGGGTGAACTAATTCCTATGGAAATTGGCAAATCCAATTGTTGTTCATATctaatagactttatattattcTCTTACCTTATTTATCTTTGGGAGATTATCTTCATTTACTTTGGTTATAAACACAAGAGATATTATTATGATTTTAATATATATTCTATCCTAGGAGAACTCTTCTCCTCAAGGAAATTATCATCAATCCAAGATGGTATCAGCCTCCCTATGATCCTATTTTCTCTAAACCATTAAAATCAATGGCGACGGAACTACTGCAGCTCACAGACATTGCTGAGGCATATAGTTCTATGCATCTTCATCAACCCGATGATGCTTTCTACATGGATACTGGCACTACCTCGCATCTCACTGCTGATTCAGGTACTTTACATAACGTTTCCAATTCTAGTACTGTACGGTctatcttagttggcaatggcaATAGCATTCCAGTTACTGCTAGTGGTACCAagttcataaatctcccttctcgCACCCTTGAACTCAAAAATACTATTGTTGTTCCCGATATTATCAAAAACTTAGTTTCCGTTCGTAAGTTCACCATTGATAATCGTGTGTCTGTTGAGTTTGATCcgtctggtttttctgtgaaagatctgAGTTCGAGGAGGATTATCCTTCGGTGCAATAGTTCCGGGGAGCTCTACCCTATCACCAACTCTGCCGTGCCACCACAAGTATCGTCCCAGCCTTCCCACATCTCTCTTGCTGTCTGTTCGCCAGATATTTGGCATAGCCGCCTTGGTCACCCCGGCAAGGCCGTTCTAGATGTTCTTCGTACCAATAATTCTATTCATTGTAATAAGAATCAACATTCTAAACTTTGTCAttcatgtcaagttagtaaacatgtttgATTACTAATTatataaaattaattaataatgtaATAATGGTAAAGTTTTTCATGAAGTATGTTTGATTTGactaaaacaagaataaattagcGTCACACTTAGTTTATTTTGACTTTataatcaaaaataaatcatTTATGATGTGTCCGAAAGTGTCCAATTGTTGTCTGCAATGTGTCCAACATCAATTTTTACGCGACACGTGATGTGGCGTGTCCATCGAGTGTCAGGAAGTGTCGTAACTGTGTCGTGTGTCCGACACGATTACGACATCTTTCTTGAAGTGTCCGTGCAACATAGACTGTAATGAAGTTGTTTGAGGCTCgcctctttttcaaaaaaaaaaaaaaaacataaaatgaaACATAAGGTTGGTGTAAGTGCCTGCAATTCGGAATATGTAGGCATTTAATATTTTGGAGTAGCTCGGTGCATAAATGCATTTAATGGAATATCTACTTAAAAAAGAAACTTATCTTCGGTTtctgtctttttttttccttttccctaATTATAAAGTTTTTCCACTTTTATATAATTATTTAgtgaaaattttaaatttttagaGATTTGTGTTTCCTTTCTTTTCCATTTCCTATtatatcaatcaatcaaataattaaaatataataAAGAAAATTATATTTCCTATTAAAATTAGATTCACGCAATTTCAGGTAATTGTTAGTGATAATATTTTTAAAGAAAAGGAAATTACTAATAAGGATGCACACGGtatggttcggctcggttcttgtcgAGACctagtacctgtacctccctaggctcggttccaaaattttggaccgatACCTGTATCTCGGTTCCGGTACTATTCGGGACCAGTTCGGTACTAGGTACGGTTCCGGTATTAGACTCGGTTCCAAACAAAAAATTTCCTGTTAATAAGAAACATTCTTTGagtttaacaacaacaacaacactctaCCTTCTCGCTGGAAATTTCAAGTTCAAAACGCACCATACTGGCACAAAGATAATTATTTTCGCTGTAACTTCATTCTAGCACAAACCCGTATCTCCATATGATCCCCACAATTACGTCATAGCCAATGGAAGAAAACTTGGTCGTGAAACAGACCTGCCTGAGGACATGACCTGTCGTTCAGGCATTTTCTCAAGCATTCAATGTGCGTATTGCGAGCTGATAAAGGTTATGCACTAGTTGTATTTTGAGGACCGCAAATcaactccttccctgcaaaccAATTCGATTCCAACAACAATAACATTCACAAATTCTCGAAAGCACCCATTATTCTCAATGATTCATTCTGAAACCACGGCAACACACTTCCATTCAAATCAACGGCAGCTCATCCTCGTTCTTCTTCACTGACCTTTCTAGCTTCCAGACTCGAGCTTCTCTGACTATAAGATTGAATCAGACACAAACCCACTCTTCCTCTTCATTCTTCTCGGATAATATCTTGTTCAAACCAATCGGCCTGCCCTGTACTCTCCGTTCATCTTCAATTTGAACACCAACATCTACAGCTTCTTCACTATTTTCCGGCGTAAAACAAAACCCAATACCATCACAGACTCGTACATAACTACTACTCCTAAATCCAATGGTTAGAATTACTCGTACATAACTACTactcctcggttcggtacaaaagcaggtacggttccaccggtttcGGGACGGTCCGGCTCAGTTCCCGTGCACCCTTAATTACTAACGTGCAATTGAGGAACATACATCTTTAAaattttgactttgtcaaaaccaGTATATATTACGTCACACAACTGTAGCCGGGTCTTTTGCCTGGAGTGAGACTCCGACTCTCTCTCATATTTCTACTTCTTTCCTTTAGTACTTTTATCAAACACTTCGTCTACGTTGTTATTCTCATGCTCTCAAGTTCCAAACTCCAAAGTATAATCCCTCGCCAATCAAAAGAGTGATCTTCAgatcaggaagaaaaaaaatgataaatcTAGCAGATGCACTGAGACGAAGAAGATTAGAAGAGCAGAGGGGCAGCATCAGCAGAAGTAATATCAATACGACGGAGCAATGCTTCTTTTATGAGGGTAATAATGATTTGATGTTTAACGTTTTAATTAGATTACCTGTAGAGTTGCTAATTAAACTGAAGTTAGTATGTAAACACTGGAGGTATTTGATCAAACATGACAATCGCTTTATCGATTTGCACTTTACATGGTCGAAAACACGTTTACTTCATGAACATACCTTTCTCATTTATCCTACACGCCAAGTTAATGAACTTATACCAATTAAGAGGTTTTCGTTCAATCGGAAAGGTTTAACGTTTGAGGGTAGTCTAGATCATGAATCATCatacactgctgctgctgctgttgtaacTAGTAATAATGTGAATCTTAATGAGAAACCAATGTTAATGCTTGAACCTGTGAATGGTTTGGTTTGTTTTGTcaagggtggtggtggtggtggtgctattcAGCATTCTTCTCTTCTTATTTATAATCATAGCACCCGAGAGAAAACAGAATGGATCGACACAGTAACAAGTGCAGCATTCAGAAAGCTTTTTGGACTAAAACTGAAAGGCTGTCGTGGAAAGAGTGTGCAAAGCTCTTACAAATATATGTTTGGATTTGGAATAGATCCGGCTACCAATCAACACAAAGTATTGTGCATAATTGAGATTATTGTACGTGAATCTATTCTTCGCCGTGAATTGGTTTGCGGGGTCTTTACAGTAGGCAAGAACACATGGAAAAAGACTGGCCAAGTTCCACCTAACACTGCAATTAAGAAAAATTCTGTTCATGTGTGTGGTTCGATTTATTGGATGCCTAGCAAGAAACTGCGAAGTCAATGTGGTGTAATGGTGTTTGATTTTGGAACTGAGACATTTAGATCGATAAAAATCCCAAAGTTTATCCTTGATCTCTGGAGCTTTATGGTCGTGGATCCATGGAgcttaaatggaaaaaaaaaaaattggttcatGAATTGGTAGAGGTTGACGGACACTTGGCTATATTGGTGAGAGAAGAAGATGACATTCTAAATATATGGATTTACATTGTCGATGAAGTCAGTAGTGCTACAGACGGTTGGATTAAAGAAACAATGCAACTGCCTTTTGGCTGGGATAAAATACATAAATTAACTTTTAAAGCCATTACTGGTACAAGCCTAGTAGTCATGAAGATCTTAAGGGGATATCGTCACGGTGACCAATATCGTTCTGAATTTCTCCATTATTATGATCGAAGAGAGAagaaattttatgaaaaatcgtttGAGATTTTGTTGGAACCAACTGGTACTTCTGGTGGTAAGTCTGGTAACTATTCTATTACACCTTTCTTCGACACTTTATTGCCTGTCCAGACTATTCAACATGGTTAAGTTAAAAAAACAAGGACGACCTCGTCAGGATCCATCATCTGGAAGGTAGCTGAACTGCCTTCGACCAAATTCATAAATTCATTTGTTGGATGTTTTTACTGTTGTGCAGCAATCGACATAATGCGCAAGTCCATACATTGGATCAACTCAGAGTGCAAGCTTCGCAGCGGCTCCCCTGCAACTAGAGCACACTTGTTCCTCTTATATTCTGTGGTTAGAGCAGGTCCTTGTGCTTCTTTTTATTTCAGGTCTAGTATAAATCCTTAGTTGTTAGTGAAATATTGTTTGATTAAGTAGTATCTTAATGGGAGTAGTTTTAGTTACATCCGGGAATGCTTGAATTAAAAGAAGATATTCAGttcgattttttatttattttttgtttatcaACTTTATACTCCCTCGGTTCCTGGTACTATGACTTttccaatttggcctatttttaagTTTATAGTATCTCTTTTCTATAAACTGAAGTAATTTTAGTTAATACTAGATTTTAtccccgtgctacgcaccgggcggaTCCCAAAATCATCCACCATCATTTTTTCTCTTTTAACCATATTCTTGGTTTGGTGTGATATGGCTTAGCCTCGCCCCGTCGTGCACTTTTGATTTGGTGTCGTGGGGTTTCGCCCTGTCCCGCtatgcatttttaatttggtatATCTCGGCTTCGCCCCGTCGCGGTGCATTTTTAATTTGATATATCTCGGCTTCGCCCCGCCCCGTCGCGgtgcatttttaatttggtgtggttCGGGTCCACCTCGCCCCGTCACTTatccgatgcatttttgatttacgAAAGGAAAAGGTTAAATTGAATCCATTCTAAACTATCAGTTGGATTATTTGGGTGTTGTCTTACTAAGTATCAATGAAAATTAAATGTATAATATACTATATATTGTATCTTTTGGAATGCATCGGGAATCTTTTTCTTTTAAGTATATTTTTTAATTTgctatgcatttttgatttggtttgatgTGGTTCGATTTCGCCTCCCTCGTCGTTAGTCTCAAAGGCGTCCATACATTTCAATCAACTTCGCGGCAAAACCACTCAAATACACCGtttattattttctctgcaaGTACCTGTTACACGCAATTATTAGTAAATGTTTTCACGTGTGTGAAGCAACATGCCTCCAAGGTCCAAAGACCAATCGTGCAAAAGAATTCCATGGAAAACCAAAACCCCTAGTCAGAAAAATCATACTCCTATAATAGCCAAACATGATAATACAAATTCAGTGTTGTATTTCTGTGACAATAAGCAAGTTATTTTCCTTAGGAATGCAGATAAATAGACCTTCGTAATTATATTGGTATGGAAGGATATACGAAAACAAAATGCATGCAAGGATATGGAAGAAAACAACCCGGCACGGGTCCGATAATGGACATGGgggtttttccttttctgcaCAGTAGGGTAACATAATCCGAATACACTATCATCATTTCTGAACTTCCGGAATGTCAATACAGAAGTATATATAGTCTGGTAGCTTATTTCAATGAAAGGGTGAACTTTCCTGTGGAAAACAACATAGAATTATGTATTAGGCGCCACTATTAATTTCAATCAGAAGAAATTTCATATTGGCTTCGATTTGTTTACGAAATCAGTTTGAACGCTAAGAGTCGGGGAGTGACAAATACTGAGCAAGACCTGAGAGGTTCGGAAAAAGACAGAAAATAAATATGGTTGTGTTTAGCC
Proteins encoded in this window:
- the LOC113339247 gene encoding uncharacterized protein LOC113339247, which codes for MELKWKKKKLVHELVEVDGHLAILVREEDDILNIWIYIVDEVSSATDGWIKETMQLPFGWDKIHKLTFKAITGTSLVVMKILRGYRHGDQYRSEFLHYYDRREKKFYEKSFEILLEPTGTSGAIDIMRKSIHWINSECKLRSGSPATRAHLFLLYSVVRAGPCASFYFRSSINP